In Sphingobium amiense, a genomic segment contains:
- a CDS encoding efflux transporter outer membrane subunit, with protein MSLSRSASRFRLGGALSSFALLGACAAVPKLGPEPVVRAPQSVEAGRSLAAPVAAWPGDGWWRAYGDPQLDGLIEEGLRASPDVAAAGARFRRAAAMAQQAGAALLPSVDAEASAAATKQSYNMGLPKQFVPQGWLGTGRVALDLGFDLDLWGRNRAQLAAATSEARAAQIDAQQARLALTTAIADAYADLARLFDEADIAQRTLDIRLASQKLVADRSANGLETRGSVRQTDATVATARAQLSGARMAIELRQHQIAALIGAGPDRGLSITQPRVGALAPLGLPADVTTDLVSRRPDIAAALARTEAAAKRIKVARADFFPAIRLSALVGVQSLGYDTVFGANGASGAPVPFLDRLFKADSLFGTVGPAISLPIFHGGALQGQYRGARASYDEAVANYDRTVLAAYQQVADAVTMRRTLDQRLTEARAALAATQDAYTVAQRRYQGGLSTYLDVLNVEDQLLAARQTLAGLEASAFSTDIALIRALGGGFAAGAAFSEDRPHG; from the coding sequence ATGTCGCTGAGTCGGTCGGCCTCCCGCTTTCGTCTCGGGGGCGCACTTTCTTCCTTCGCGTTGCTGGGCGCCTGCGCCGCTGTCCCGAAGCTGGGACCGGAGCCTGTCGTGCGTGCGCCGCAGTCGGTGGAGGCGGGACGCAGCCTTGCCGCGCCCGTGGCGGCGTGGCCGGGCGATGGGTGGTGGCGTGCCTATGGCGATCCGCAGCTCGACGGGCTGATCGAGGAAGGGCTGCGCGCGTCCCCCGATGTCGCCGCGGCGGGCGCCCGTTTCCGCCGTGCCGCCGCGATGGCGCAGCAGGCGGGCGCGGCGCTGCTTCCTTCCGTCGATGCGGAAGCGAGCGCGGCCGCCACCAAGCAGAGCTATAATATGGGCCTGCCCAAGCAATTCGTCCCGCAGGGATGGCTGGGCACCGGGCGAGTGGCGCTGGACCTCGGCTTCGACCTCGACCTATGGGGCCGGAACCGTGCGCAGCTTGCCGCCGCTACATCCGAAGCGCGGGCGGCGCAGATCGACGCGCAGCAGGCGCGGCTCGCGCTCACCACCGCGATTGCGGATGCCTATGCCGATCTCGCCCGCCTTTTCGATGAGGCGGATATTGCGCAGCGGACGCTCGACATCCGGCTCGCCAGCCAGAAGCTGGTGGCGGATCGCAGCGCCAACGGCCTCGAAACGCGCGGCAGCGTGCGACAGACGGACGCTACCGTAGCGACCGCCCGCGCCCAGCTTTCCGGAGCGCGCATGGCGATCGAGCTGCGCCAGCACCAGATCGCGGCGCTGATCGGCGCCGGGCCTGACCGAGGCCTGTCGATCACGCAGCCGCGGGTCGGCGCGCTCGCGCCGCTCGGCCTGCCCGCCGATGTGACCACCGATCTCGTGTCCCGCCGCCCCGACATCGCCGCCGCGCTCGCCCGCACGGAAGCCGCCGCGAAGCGGATCAAGGTGGCGCGCGCCGACTTCTTCCCCGCCATTCGGCTGAGCGCGCTCGTCGGTGTCCAGTCGCTCGGCTATGATACCGTGTTCGGCGCGAACGGCGCATCGGGCGCGCCCGTGCCGTTCCTTGACCGCCTGTTCAAGGCGGATTCGCTGTTCGGCACGGTCGGTCCCGCGATCAGCCTGCCGATCTTCCACGGCGGCGCGTTGCAGGGGCAATATCGCGGCGCGCGGGCCAGCTATGACGAAGCGGTTGCGAATTACGACAGGACCGTGCTTGCCGCCTATCAGCAGGTCGCCGACGCCGTGACCATGCGGCGCACGCTGGACCAGCGCCTCACCGAAGCGCGTGCGGCTCTGGCGGCGACCCAGGATGCCTATACCGTGGCCCAGCGCCGCTATCAGGGCGGCCTGTCCACCTATCTCGACGTCCTGAATGTGGAGGATCAGTTGCTCGCCGCCCGCCAGACTCTCGCCGGTCTGGAGGCGAGCGCCTTCTCCACCGACATCGCACTCATCCGGGCGCTGGGCGGGGGCTTTGCCGCCGGCGCCGCTTTCTCCGAGGACCGACCGCATGGCTGA